Proteins encoded together in one Maledivibacter sp. window:
- the recG gene encoding ATP-dependent DNA helicase RecG — protein sequence MSLLNDSISQIKGIGPKKLALYAKLNIFSLKDLLNHYPSSYQNRRNIKKLNTVKHMEKATIIGTVYDEVKEMRTRKKMRILKVPIKDSTGRGYVTFFNSMFLKNVFKKNETYYFYGTANNIGGVIQMSHPEFSSVKKDSIESFCSIKPIYGLTKGLTQKEITNYISKILFKESLDVCEYLPSRVIERNKLCDIEYALKNIHFPSSPRALKVAKYRLIFEELYFVQLGLMLLKKKYFHSSKGIRFKNHPKLKGLLDSLPFKLTAAQQKTFDDIVGDMTETKEMNRLVQGDVGSGKTIIALLAMYLAYLNGCQSTLMAPTEILAEQHFESFKDMLQPLGVNIGMLSRSVKNKKIVIQEIKEGKIDIVIGTHAIIQDKVEFNNLGLVVTDEQHRFGVRQRSFLKKKGLNPDVLVMSATPIPRTLSLILYGDLDISIIDELPPGRKYIKTHHITNNKTTGLYEFIQGELKKGRQGYIVCPLVEESEKVDAKSAVELYNDLKDSVFKAWKLALIHGKMKPDEKDSIMKKFQGGEIDLLISTSVIEVGINVPNSTIMVIVNAERFGLAQLHQLRGRVGRGEFQSYCFLVSEGKSEVTLERLKTMESTNDGFVIAEKDLELRGPGDFFGTKQHGLPQFKIADLFKHRDILKKAQKEAYETLKNFDELTDVEKENFKYKLSELFGDFFKEFSI from the coding sequence ATGTCATTACTAAATGATTCTATATCCCAGATTAAGGGTATAGGACCTAAGAAGCTTGCTTTATATGCAAAACTAAATATATTTTCCCTTAAGGATTTATTGAATCATTATCCATCATCCTATCAAAATAGGAGAAATATAAAAAAACTTAATACAGTTAAGCATATGGAAAAGGCAACTATCATAGGCACAGTTTATGATGAAGTAAAGGAAATGAGAACCAGAAAAAAAATGAGAATTTTAAAGGTGCCTATTAAGGATAGTACAGGGAGAGGGTATGTTACTTTCTTTAACTCCATGTTTCTAAAGAATGTTTTTAAAAAAAATGAGACTTATTACTTTTATGGAACTGCAAATAATATTGGTGGAGTAATACAAATGAGCCACCCAGAATTTTCTAGTGTCAAAAAAGATAGTATAGAGAGCTTTTGTAGTATTAAGCCAATATATGGGTTGACAAAGGGTTTGACACAGAAGGAAATAACTAATTATATTAGTAAGATTCTATTTAAAGAGTCTCTAGATGTATGTGAATATTTACCATCCAGAGTGATAGAAAGAAACAAGCTTTGTGATATTGAATATGCTTTGAAGAATATTCATTTTCCATCTTCACCTCGGGCACTTAAGGTTGCAAAATATAGATTGATCTTTGAAGAACTTTACTTTGTACAGCTTGGATTAATGCTATTAAAGAAGAAGTATTTCCATAGTAGTAAAGGGATAAGGTTCAAAAATCATCCAAAACTCAAAGGTTTATTGGATTCTTTACCTTTTAAACTTACAGCAGCCCAGCAAAAAACATTTGATGATATTGTTGGTGATATGACTGAGACAAAGGAAATGAATAGACTTGTTCAAGGGGATGTTGGATCAGGAAAGACTATTATAGCACTTTTAGCAATGTATTTGGCATATTTAAATGGGTGTCAAAGCACATTGATGGCACCAACTGAGATTTTGGCTGAACAACATTTTGAAAGCTTTAAAGATATGTTACAGCCCCTAGGTGTTAATATTGGAATGCTATCTAGAAGTGTAAAAAATAAAAAAATTGTAATACAAGAAATAAAAGAGGGTAAGATAGATATAGTTATAGGAACCCATGCAATTATACAGGATAAGGTTGAATTTAATAATTTAGGTTTAGTTGTGACCGATGAGCAGCATAGATTTGGGGTAAGACAAAGAAGCTTTCTAAAGAAAAAAGGATTAAATCCAGATGTGCTAGTTATGTCAGCTACACCTATTCCAAGGACCCTTTCATTGATATTATATGGTGATCTTGACATATCAATTATTGATGAACTGCCACCGGGAAGAAAATATATAAAAACTCATCATATAACAAATAATAAAACTACAGGGCTTTATGAATTTATCCAAGGGGAGCTTAAAAAGGGTAGACAGGGATATATAGTCTGTCCCTTGGTGGAAGAGTCTGAAAAAGTAGATGCAAAGTCGGCGGTGGAGCTATATAATGACTTGAAGGATTCTGTTTTTAAAGCTTGGAAGCTGGCATTGATTCATGGAAAGATGAAACCCGATGAAAAGGATAGTATAATGAAAAAATTTCAAGGAGGAGAAATTGATCTATTAATTTCAACTTCAGTTATTGAGGTTGGAATTAATGTACCAAACTCAACAATCATGGTAATCGTAAATGCGGAGAGATTTGGTTTAGCTCAGCTCCATCAGCTTAGGGGCAGGGTAGGTAGAGGAGAATTTCAATCCTATTGCTTCCTTGTTAGCGAAGGTAAAAGTGAAGTGACTTTAGAAAGATTAAAAACCATGGAAAGTACAAATGATGGGTTTGTTATTGCTGAAAAGGATTTAGAATTAAGGGGACCGGGAGATTTTTTTGGTACCAAACAGCATGGTCTTCCCCAGTTTAAAATTGCAGATTTATTTAAGCATAGGGATATACTTAAAAAAGCTCAAAAAGAAGCATATGAAACTTTGAAAAATTTTGATGAATTAACTGATGTAGAAAAAGAAAATTTTAAATATAAGTTGAGTGAATTATTTGGGGACTTCTTTAAGGAGTTTTCAATATAG
- a CDS encoding DAK2 domain-containing protein, protein MLKKMFILGNNSLYKNRDVVDALNVFPVPDGDTGTNMSLTLDSALNEILRVKDPSIENVAKSAAKGSLMGARGNSGVILSQILRGFEKGCKGKEILNVVDFANALKQASNTAYKAVMKPIEGTILTIIRETSERALQLSNDAMDFNDFLSAIISYGDSVLDKTPDMLDVLKQANVVDAGGKGLIFILNGFLEAISGKEVSQPESRGVEPSHKKEVVETNIEFGYCTEFIIQGDGSKSDGFKDKIKGLGDSLIVVGDEDLIKVHIHTNNPGKVIEFGLNIGELIDIKIDNMRYQHNNRHIAEEDSKKDIQKYGFITVAMGEGISSIFKDLNIDRVIEGGQTMNPSTEDILKAVNEIHADNIFVLPNNSNIILAANQAKELSDKNVIVVPAKTVPQGITAMLEFDPTSSPEENEENMTKSLTKVNTVQITYSVRDSKFNDLEIKKDDILGILNGDIDKVGNDVSEVAIEVLDKAVNDDHEILTIYYGEDISEEQADELASLIEEKYEELDVEVYYGGQPLYYYIFSIE, encoded by the coding sequence ATGCTCAAGAAAATGTTTATACTAGGTAATAATTCGTTATATAAAAATCGTGATGTAGTGGATGCACTTAATGTATTTCCCGTTCCCGATGGGGATACAGGCACAAATATGTCGTTGACCCTTGATTCAGCATTAAATGAAATATTAAGGGTAAAGGATCCTTCTATTGAAAATGTCGCAAAATCAGCTGCCAAGGGTTCTCTTATGGGTGCGAGGGGTAATTCAGGAGTTATATTATCTCAGATACTTAGAGGCTTTGAAAAGGGTTGTAAAGGCAAAGAAATACTTAATGTAGTGGATTTTGCTAATGCATTAAAGCAAGCATCAAATACTGCCTATAAGGCTGTTATGAAACCAATTGAGGGTACTATACTAACAATAATAAGGGAAACCAGTGAAAGAGCCTTGCAGTTATCAAATGATGCCATGGACTTTAATGATTTTTTATCTGCGATAATTTCATATGGAGACTCTGTTCTTGATAAAACCCCAGACATGCTTGATGTTTTAAAACAAGCAAATGTGGTTGATGCAGGTGGAAAAGGTCTGATTTTTATATTAAATGGCTTTTTGGAGGCCATTTCTGGAAAAGAGGTTTCCCAGCCTGAGAGTAGAGGAGTAGAACCAAGTCATAAAAAAGAGGTTGTTGAAACCAATATAGAATTTGGTTATTGTACTGAATTTATAATCCAAGGCGATGGATCAAAGTCCGACGGCTTTAAGGATAAGATTAAGGGTTTAGGTGATAGTTTAATAGTTGTTGGAGATGAGGACTTAATTAAAGTTCATATACATACAAATAATCCAGGGAAAGTAATAGAATTTGGATTAAATATTGGAGAACTAATTGATATAAAGATTGATAATATGAGATATCAACATAATAACAGACATATTGCAGAAGAGGATAGTAAAAAAGACATTCAGAAATATGGATTCATTACCGTAGCCATGGGAGAAGGAATAAGTAGTATTTTTAAAGACTTAAATATTGACAGGGTTATTGAGGGTGGACAAACCATGAATCCTAGTACAGAAGATATTCTAAAGGCGGTTAATGAGATACATGCAGATAATATTTTTGTACTTCCTAACAATAGCAATATAATATTGGCTGCTAATCAAGCAAAGGAATTAAGCGATAAAAATGTGATAGTTGTCCCAGCTAAAACAGTTCCCCAAGGAATAACAGCAATGCTGGAATTCGATCCCACCTCTTCCCCAGAGGAAAATGAGGAAAATATGACAAAGTCATTAACTAAGGTAAATACAGTACAGATTACTTATTCTGTAAGGGATTCTAAGTTTAATGATCTGGAAATTAAGAAGGATGATATTCTGGGAATACTTAATGGTGATATAGATAAAGTAGGAAATGATGTTTCAGAGGTTGCCATAGAAGTTTTGGATAAAGCTGTTAATGATGATCATGAAATACTTACTATCTACTATGGAGAAGATATAAGTGAAGAACAAGCCGATGAACTTGCTTCATTAATTGAAGAAAAATATGAAGAATTAGATGTAGAAGTATACTACGGTGGGCAGCCATTATATTATTATATTTTTTCTATTGAATAA
- a CDS encoding Asp23/Gls24 family envelope stress response protein — protein sequence MSAKFENEIGTIHINTEVISTIAGASAMECYGLVGMASKSAADGFVRLLKRDNMHKGVKVYLDENSIVIDLYVIIQFGTRISTVADNIINKVKYNVENQTGMNVKKVNINIEGVRVQGV from the coding sequence ATGTCAGCAAAATTTGAAAATGAAATAGGAACTATTCATATAAATACCGAAGTGATTTCTACAATTGCAGGAGCATCTGCAATGGAATGCTATGGCCTTGTTGGGATGGCATCGAAATCGGCAGCCGATGGATTTGTTAGATTATTAAAAAGGGATAATATGCATAAAGGCGTTAAGGTATATTTAGATGAGAACTCAATAGTTATCGATTTGTACGTTATTATTCAGTTTGGAACAAGGATTTCTACAGTTGCTGATAATATAATAAATAAAGTCAAATATAACGTTGAGAATCAAACTGGCATGAATGTGAAAAAAGTAAACATTAATATTGAAGGAGTAAGAGTTCAAGGAGTTTAG
- the rpmB gene encoding 50S ribosomal protein L28, producing MAKHCVVCGKGKISGNRVSHSVRRTRRTWSPNIKKVKALVDGTPKRITVCTRCLRSGKVERAI from the coding sequence ATGGCAAAGCATTGTGTAGTTTGTGGTAAGGGTAAGATATCTGGAAACAGGGTTAGTCACTCAGTACGTCGTACAAGAAGAACTTGGTCACCTAACATAAAAAAAGTTAAAGCTTTAGTTGACGGTACACCAAAAAGAATAACTGTATGTACTAGATGTTTACGTTCTGGCAAAGTTGAAAGAGCTATCTAG
- a CDS encoding thiamine diphosphokinase, translating into MRHIIVSNGGIFDYSFYKGLFKDSDYIICADGGARHLIEMDIMPNVILGDLDSIREEDKKIFKEKKVEFYEFPCDKDASDTELALDFALSHGASEVVFIGAIGSRMDHSIGNITLLKKLLDNDIKGKVINENNEIYLLNNKINELTLQGKEGDYLSIIPLSNSVKGITLSGFKFPLKDAEIPLGSSLGISNEFARDVVKIVIKEGFLLVIKARD; encoded by the coding sequence ATGAGACATATTATAGTTTCTAATGGTGGTATTTTTGACTATAGCTTTTATAAGGGACTATTTAAAGATTCAGATTATATAATTTGTGCAGATGGTGGAGCAAGGCACTTAATAGAAATGGATATTATGCCTAATGTAATCCTTGGGGATTTAGACTCAATTAGAGAAGAAGATAAAAAAATATTTAAAGAAAAAAAAGTTGAGTTTTATGAATTCCCCTGTGATAAGGATGCTAGTGATACAGAGTTGGCTCTTGATTTTGCATTATCCCATGGTGCATCTGAAGTGGTTTTTATAGGTGCCATAGGTAGTAGGATGGATCATTCTATTGGAAATATCACATTATTAAAAAAACTTTTAGATAATGATATAAAAGGAAAAGTAATAAATGAAAACAATGAAATATATCTTTTAAATAATAAAATAAATGAACTTACTTTACAAGGCAAGGAAGGGGACTATCTCTCTATAATTCCTCTATCAAATAGTGTAAAGGGTATTACCCTAAGTGGATTTAAGTTTCCACTAAAGGACGCAGAAATCCCTCTGGGGTCTTCTTTAGGTATCAGCAATGAATTTGCTAGGGATGTGGTAAAAATAGTGATTAAAGAGGGCTTTCTTCTTGTTATTAAAGCGAGAGACTAG
- the rpe gene encoding ribulose-phosphate 3-epimerase: MIKLSPSILSADFSNLLTDIRAAEEAGVDLLHIDVMDGHFVPNISLGPVIMNSIKGKTSLPFDVHLMIENPDKYVPEFVQGGADIITVHVETCPHIHRTIQNIKSYGIKAGVSLNPGTSLHTIEEVLEEIDMVLIMSVNPGFGGQKFIEGSLRKISELRKMIDSRGLDIDIEVDGGVKVDNVSKIIDAGANVIVAGSAIFNGNNIKENVLSFKEKFKEV, from the coding sequence ATGATTAAACTTTCTCCCTCAATTCTATCAGCTGATTTTTCAAATCTACTTACTGATATAAGAGCCGCAGAGGAGGCTGGAGTGGATCTTCTGCATATAGATGTGATGGATGGACATTTTGTCCCCAATATTAGCTTAGGACCAGTGATTATGAATAGCATAAAGGGAAAAACATCGTTACCCTTTGATGTACATCTTATGATTGAAAATCCTGATAAATACGTACCAGAGTTTGTTCAGGGTGGAGCGGATATAATAACTGTACATGTGGAAACATGTCCCCATATCCATAGGACAATTCAAAATATCAAGTCCTATGGCATAAAGGCAGGGGTTTCTTTAAATCCTGGGACTTCTTTACATACTATTGAAGAAGTACTTGAAGAAATAGATATGGTTTTGATCATGTCTGTTAATCCGGGTTTTGGGGGACAGAAGTTCATTGAAGGTTCACTAAGAAAAATAAGTGAACTCAGAAAAATGATAGATAGTAGAGGCTTAGACATTGACATAGAGGTTGATGGTGGAGTAAAGGTTGATAATGTGAGTAAGATTATAGATGCTGGTGCAAATGTAATAGTGGCAGGATCGGCTATATTCAATGGTAATAATATTAAGGAAAATGTATTGTCTTTTAAAGAAAAATTCAAAGAAGTTTAG
- the rsgA gene encoding ribosome small subunit-dependent GTPase A, whose protein sequence is MEEGIIVKGIGGFYYIKQGDKIFECKARGKFRNKKITPLVGDYVLFTYDDMTKQGIIEDILERQVKLLRPPVANVEQAIIVFALKNPDPNLRLLDKILIMSEYHDLELKICINKIDLDEDKYFDHIMEMYKNTGYEIIPCSTKQDIGIDRIKTVLKDKISVFAGPSGVGKSSLLNKVQSGLELKTGEISSKIKRGKHTTRHSELLQLDFGGWVVDSPGFTSLNIDFIEIEELGYLFPEFKKYINDCKFANCLHVNEPGCGVKNALDMGYINRDRYNNYVEFLEQIKEINNRRY, encoded by the coding sequence ATGGAAGAAGGTATTATTGTTAAAGGAATAGGTGGATTTTACTATATAAAGCAAGGGGATAAGATTTTTGAGTGTAAAGCGAGGGGTAAATTTAGAAATAAAAAAATAACTCCATTAGTAGGGGATTATGTATTATTTACATATGATGATATGACAAAGCAGGGGATAATTGAAGATATTCTTGAGAGACAAGTAAAGCTTTTAAGACCACCGGTTGCTAATGTAGAACAAGCTATAATAGTCTTTGCACTCAAAAATCCCGACCCGAATCTAAGGCTATTAGATAAGATACTGATTATGTCTGAATATCATGACCTAGAATTGAAAATTTGTATAAACAAGATTGATCTGGACGAGGACAAGTATTTTGACCATATTATGGAAATGTATAAAAATACAGGTTATGAGATAATTCCTTGCAGTACTAAACAAGACATTGGAATAGATAGAATTAAAACCGTTTTAAAGGACAAGATATCTGTTTTTGCAGGGCCGTCGGGTGTAGGTAAATCAAGTTTGCTTAACAAAGTACAATCGGGTCTGGAACTTAAGACCGGTGAAATAAGCAGTAAAATAAAGAGGGGGAAGCATACAACGCGTCATTCCGAGCTTCTTCAGCTTGATTTTGGAGGATGGGTCGTAGATTCACCAGGTTTTACTTCCTTAAATATTGACTTTATTGAAATAGAAGAGTTAGGATATTTATTTCCTGAATTTAAAAAATATATAAATGATTGCAAATTCGCTAATTGTCTTCATGTCAATGAACCGGGCTGCGGAGTGAAAAATGCTTTGGATATGGGATATATTAATAGGGATCGTTATAATAATTATGTAGAATTTTTAGAACAAATTAAAGAAATTAATAATAGGAGGTACTAA
- the pknB gene encoding Stk1 family PASTA domain-containing Ser/Thr kinase, which yields MIGKILGKRYEIIEKIGGGGMALVYKAKCHLLNRFVAVKILRPEFISDEDFINKFEKESQAAASLSHPNIVNIYDVGTDNDVHYIVMELVEGKTLKKHIKEKGFLKNDEAINISKQIALALKHAHTNHIVHRDIKPHNILITDDGRVKVTDFGIARAITSSTITNTGNVIGSVHYFSPEQARGGFVDEKSDIYSLGATMYEMVTGRVPFSGSTPVTVALKHLKEEAVPPSMINPDISKGLENIILKSMKKDKNVRYDNATQVYSDLEKSLKNPDHNIDIVDDEESPTIVIPSINDIEEEEEYSGERKKTGKLTVVIGVLSALVISVLFITMIFFNVFKERFMIKEVPVPSLIKQSEEIAENSLNNLGLKMLVQKQLFDDEIPAGFVISQDPVAGDIVKEGYAVSIILSKGQRTVNVPEILHKEIEEARVELQNKNLELGEREYEYNDLPVGIIIRQNPKAGTEIKEHSSVDIVISQGKEIRTFIMPTMKGKNIKDAKDTAEDLGLIVKNVGYEFNDEYGKDEVISQSIPPGSEIKENSVLNLVVSKGSEKIEQPPEEQELPEVTKDFIIPLNFDKEEEVVKVVKTENGVSSTVYESIHNRNEKQLRLSISGKGTVKIEIFFGEKSRYSEEMVFE from the coding sequence ATGATTGGTAAAATATTAGGTAAAAGATATGAGATAATTGAAAAGATTGGTGGAGGTGGTATGGCTTTAGTATATAAGGCCAAATGTCACCTTTTGAATAGATTTGTTGCTGTAAAAATACTCAGACCAGAATTTATTAGTGATGAAGACTTCATTAATAAATTTGAGAAGGAATCTCAAGCTGCTGCAAGCCTATCCCACCCTAATATAGTTAATATCTATGATGTTGGAACTGATAATGATGTACATTATATAGTTATGGAATTAGTTGAGGGAAAAACCTTAAAAAAGCATATAAAAGAGAAGGGCTTTCTTAAAAATGATGAGGCTATAAATATATCCAAGCAAATAGCATTGGCCCTTAAACATGCCCATACTAATCATATTGTTCATAGGGATATAAAGCCCCACAATATACTAATAACCGATGATGGAAGAGTTAAGGTTACTGACTTTGGCATAGCCAGGGCCATTACTTCATCAACCATAACCAATACGGGAAATGTCATTGGATCAGTGCATTATTTTTCTCCTGAACAAGCACGTGGGGGTTTTGTTGATGAAAAATCTGACATATATTCCCTTGGGGCGACAATGTATGAAATGGTTACAGGAAGAGTTCCCTTCTCGGGAAGTACCCCTGTAACTGTGGCATTAAAGCATCTAAAGGAAGAAGCAGTGCCTCCATCAATGATTAATCCCGATATTAGTAAAGGTCTGGAAAATATCATATTAAAGTCCATGAAAAAGGATAAGAACGTTAGATATGATAATGCTACCCAGGTATATAGCGACCTAGAGAAATCTTTAAAAAATCCTGATCACAATATAGACATAGTTGATGATGAGGAATCCCCTACCATAGTAATTCCTTCGATAAATGATATTGAAGAGGAAGAGGAGTACTCTGGGGAAAGAAAAAAGACTGGTAAGTTAACTGTAGTAATTGGAGTATTATCAGCACTGGTGATCTCCGTATTATTTATAACAATGATTTTCTTTAACGTGTTTAAAGAAAGATTTATGATAAAAGAAGTTCCAGTACCTAGCCTAATAAAACAGTCTGAGGAAATTGCCGAGAATAGCCTAAATAATTTAGGGTTGAAGATGTTAGTTCAAAAGCAGCTTTTTGATGATGAAATACCAGCTGGCTTTGTAATCAGTCAAGACCCAGTTGCTGGAGATATTGTAAAGGAAGGCTATGCTGTAAGTATAATTTTAAGTAAGGGTCAAAGAACAGTTAATGTTCCTGAAATACTTCATAAGGAAATAGAAGAAGCAAGGGTTGAATTACAGAATAAAAATTTGGAGCTAGGGGAGAGGGAATATGAATATAATGATTTGCCCGTAGGCATCATTATTAGACAAAATCCCAAGGCAGGAACTGAGATCAAAGAACATTCTTCCGTTGATATTGTCATCAGTCAAGGAAAAGAAATAAGAACCTTTATAATGCCTACTATGAAGGGTAAAAATATAAAGGATGCCAAGGATACTGCTGAAGATTTAGGATTGATTGTTAAGAACGTTGGTTATGAATTTAATGACGAATACGGAAAGGATGAAGTGATTTCCCAAAGTATTCCTCCTGGCTCAGAAATAAAAGAAAATTCTGTACTCAATTTAGTGGTAAGTAAAGGTTCTGAAAAGATAGAACAACCTCCTGAGGAACAGGAGCTGCCGGAAGTAACTAAGGATTTTATAATTCCTCTCAATTTCGATAAGGAAGAAGAAGTAGTAAAGGTTGTTAAGACAGAAAATGGTGTTTCATCAACGGTATATGAAAGCATTCACAATAGAAATGAAAAACAGCTTAGATTATCAATTTCTGGTAAAGGCACAGTAAAGATAGAGATTTTCTTTGGAGAAAAGTCGAGGTACTCAGAGGAAATGGTATTTGAGTAA